Proteins from a genomic interval of Aspergillus flavus chromosome 7, complete sequence:
- a CDS encoding putative ATP-dependent protease: MEEDTPCLANATSPLSPQDDTNHSTAKSPASPLSDISGSGLTATVHALIRLIQCSCCSRPLRAPLRLPCGNTLCRSCLPPIHERTGITYPSSDDRKMGFTCHWGTDNGCAGEHCLGDCGADVLLSRLVDVFDAVLCNSSAGSEAPLGNECGFRVTWTGLRGDQPGTVAKSADAAGGLLEGMYDLVKCGRFDYDASDLKFEMHEPIDQENQRFERLKDAVQNELDCQVCYSLILDPLTTSCGHTFCRRCVAMALDHSDLCPACRRKLNMASTVKSEPTNKRISDIIETLYPEQVALRRDTSAQEVTALDDEAILPLFVSSLSLPTMPTFLHVFEARYRLMMQRVMQSRGRRFGMVMFNRAGRFQQGLGRSQFMQYGTALVVDRYELLPDGRSLVVATGLYRFKVLSSYMLDMYYVGKIQRVDDISVIEEENREALETSVADASGEQPLESMSTQQLFQLGLDFVRKQHRQAAPWLHPRVLLAYGDIPTEPSHFPWWFASVLPVWEEEKYTLLSTTSVRERLKITARWVRKLESREWTARSRPSITSAL, from the exons ATGGAAGAGGACACACCATGTCTCGCGAATGCAACATCTCCGCTCTCCCCGCAGGATGACACAAACCACTCGACAGCAAAGTCACCGGCCTCGCCCTTATCGGATATATCTGGCTCGGGTTTAACGGCTACAGTACACGCCCTTATCCGCCTCATTCAATGTTCATGTTGCTCGCGGCCTCTACGTGCGCCGCTACGACTTCCGTGTGGGAACACGTTATGTCGTTCTTGCTTGCCCCCAATTCATGAGCGAACGGGAATCACATATCCGTCGAGCGACGATCGAAAAATGGGATTCACATGCCATTGGGGTACGGATAATGGTTGTGCTGGAGAACATTGCTTAGGTGACTGTGGGGCCGATGTGCTGTTGAGTAGGCTGGTGGATGTTTTTGATGCGGTGCTTTGCAATTCTAGTGCTGGCTCGGAGGCGCCTCTGGGGAACGAGTGTGGCTTTAGAGTGACATGGACAGGATTGAGAGGTGATCAGCCCGGGACAGTGGCGAAAAGTGCAGATGCTGCCGGAGGATTATTAGAGGGTATGTACGACCTAGTCAAGTGCGGTCGTTTCGACTATGATGCGTCAGATCTCAAATTTGAAATGCACGAGCCTATAGACCAGGAAAACCAGCGTTTCGAAAGACTTAAGGACGCTGTTCAGAATGAGCTGGACTGCCAGGTCTGTTATTCGCTTATACTGGATCCATTAACAACATCCTGTGGCCATACCTTCTGTCGCAGATGTGTTGCAATGGCACTGGACCACTCCGACCTATGCCCTGCCTGTCGCCGTAAACTGAACATGGCGTCGACGGTGAAGTCTGAGCCTACTAACAAGAGAATCTCAGATATCATAGAGACCTTGTACCCTGAACAGGTCGCTTTACGGAGAGATACAAGTGCCCAGGAAGTGACTGCACTCGATGACGAAGCAATACTTCCTTTGTTTGTCAGCTCACTTTCTCTCCCAACAATGCCAACTTTTCTGCATGTATTCGAGGCGCGTTATCGGCTTATGATGCAAAGAGTCATGCAAAGCAGGGGGCGCAGATTCGGCATGGTCATGTTTAACCGTGCCGGTCGTTTCCAGCAAGGACTTGGAAGGTCGCAATTCATGCAGTATGGTACAGCCTTGGTCGTCGATCGTTATGAGCTGCTCCCCGACGGGAGAAGCCTAGTGGTTGCTACCGGGCTGTACCGTTTCAAGGTGCTCAGTTCATATATGCTGGACATGTACTATGTCGGCAAGATACAGCGCGTGGATGATATTTCGGTAATAGAGGAGGAGAATCGGGAGGCTTTGGAGACATCAGTCGCGGATGCTTCGGGTGAGCAGCCACTAGAGTCCATGTCAACACAACAGCTGTTTCAGTTGGGCTTGGACTTTGTAAGGAAGCAACACAGGCAAGCCGCTCCTTGGCTCCATCCTCGTGTGCTTTTAGCGTACGGTGATATTCCAACGGAACCTTCACATTTTCCCTGGTGGTTTGCCAGCGTATTACCTgtctgggaagaagaaaagtataCGCTTTTATCGACGACCAGTGTCAGAGAAAGATTGAAGATCACTGCACGTTGGGTCAGAAAGCTGGAGTCTCGTGAATG GACGGCTCGATCCCGGCCCTCCATTACGTCTGCCTTATGA
- a CDS encoding mitochondrial 54S ribosomal protein uL13m (50S ribosomal protein L13) yields MSQTVGKTRLAYSRAWHHVDVGTDPRSLGRLASSIALFLMGKHKPIYDPSTDCGDYVVAVGCHDLKTTGKKRFQKKYYTHTTRPGSLRSMTMDKMFEKWGGGEVLRRAVKGMLPKNRLREKRLARLKTFEGLAHPYEENIVKLGNQSVIANLPEVKEAFKEAKTQA; encoded by the exons ATGTCGCAGACTGTTGGAAAG ACCCGTCTCGCCTACTCTCGGGCCTGGCACCATGTCGACGTCGGCACCGATCCGCGCAGCCTCGGCCGGCTTGCTTCCTCCATCGCCCTCTTCCTGATGGGCAAGCACAAGCCTATCTATGACCCTTCCACCGACTGCGGTGACTATGTCGTCGCTGTTGGTTGCCACGACCTGAAGACCACCGGCAAGAAGCGCTTCCAGAAGAAGTACTACACGCACACGACTCGCCCCGGTAGTCTGCGGAGCATGACGATGGACAAGATGTTCGAGAAATGGGGTGGCGGTGAGGTCCTACGACGGGCTGTCAAGGGCATGTTGCCCAAGAACCGGCTGCGGGAGAAGCGGTTGGCTAGACTGAAGA CTTTCGAGGGCCTGGCTCACCCATACGAAGAGAACATTGTCAAGCTTGGGAATCAGTCGGTGATTGCAAACTTGCCGGAGGTGAAGGAAGCGTTTAAGGAGGCCAAGACCCAAGCATAG
- a CDS encoding 40S ribosomal protein uS9 yields the protein MASVPSVQCFGKKKTATAVAHCKQGKGLIKVNGQPLSLVQPEILRFKVYEPLLIVGADKFAGVDIRVRVSGGGHTSQVYAIRQAIAKSLVAYYQKYVDEHSKNQLKQALVQYDRTLLVADNRRTEPKKFGGRGARARYQKSYR from the exons ATGGCTTCCGTCCCGAGTGTGCAATGCTTcggcaagaagaagacgg ctacCGCTGTCGCCCACTGCAAG CAAGGCAAGGGTCTCATCAAGGTCAACGGCCAGCCCCTCTCTCTGGTCCAGCCTGAGATCCTCCGCTTCAAG GTCTACGAGCCTctcctcatcgtcggtgCCGACAAGTTCGCCGGTGTTGACATCCGTGTCCGCGTCTCCGGTGGTGGTCACACTTCCCAGGTCTACGCCATCCGTCAGGCTATCGCCAAGTCCCTCGTCGCCTACTACCAGAAGTACGTCGATGAGCACTCCAAGAACCAGCTGAAGCAGGCTCTTGTTCAGTACGACCGCACACTGCTCGTTGCCGACAACCGTCGCACGGAGCCCAAGAAGTTCGGTGGTCGCGGTGCCCGCGCCAGGTACCAGAAATCCTACCGTTAA
- a CDS encoding urate oxidase UaZ (Uricase), with protein MSAVKAARYGKDNVRVYKVHKDEKTGVQTVYEMTVCVLLEGEIETSYTKADNSVIVATDSIKNTIYITAKQNPVTPPELFGSILGTHFIEKYNHIHAAHVNIVCHRWTRMDIDGKPHPHSFIRDSEEKRNVQVDVVEGKGIDIKSSLSGLTVLKSTNSQFWGFLRDEYTTLKETWDRILSTDVDATWQWKNFSGLQEVRSHVPKFDATWATAREVTLKTFAEDNSASVQATMYKMAEQILARQQLIETVEYSLPNKHYFEIDLSWHKGLQNTGKNAEVFAPQSDPNGLIKCTVGRSSLKSKL; from the exons ATGTCCGCAGTAAAAGCAGCCCGCTACGGCAAGGACAATGTCCGCGTCTACAAGGTTCACAAGGACGAGAAGACCGGTGTCCAGACGGTGTACGAGATGACCGTCTGTGTGCTTCTGGAGGGTGAGATTGAGACCTC TTACACCAAGGCCGACAACAGCGTCATTGTCGCAACCGACTCCATTAAGAACACCATTTACATCACCGCCAAGCAGAACCCCGTTACTCCTCCCGAGCTGTTCGGCTCCATCCTGGGCACACACTTCATTGAGAAGTACAACCACATCCATGCCGCTCACGTCAACATTGTCTGCCACCGCTGGACCCGGATGGACATTGACGGCAAGCCACACCCTCACTCCTTCATCCGCGACAGCGAGGAGAAGCGGAATGTGCAGGTGGACGTGGTCGAGGGCAAGGGCATCGATATCAAGTCGTCTCTGTCCGGCCTGACCGTGCTGAAGAGCACCAACTCGCAGTTCTGGGGCTTCCTGCGTGACGAGTACACCACACTTAAGGAGACCTGGGACCGTATCCTGAGCACCGACGTCGATGCCACTTGGCAGTGGAAGAATTTCAGTGGACTCCAGGAGGTCCGCTCGCACGTGCCTAAGTTCGATGCTACCTGGGCCACTGCTCGCGAGGTCACTCTGAAGACTTTTGCTGAAGATAACAGTGCCAGCGTGCAGGCCACTATGTACAAGATGGCAGAGCAAATCCTGGCGCGCCAGCAGCTGATCGAGACTGTCGAGTACTCGTTGCCTAACAAGCACTATTTCGAAATCG ACCTGAGCTGGCACAAGGGCCTCCAAAACACCGGCAAGAACGCCGAGGTCTTCGCTCCTCAGTCGGACCCCAACGGTCTGATCAAGTGTACCGTCGGCCGGTCCTCTCTGAAGTCTAAATTGTAA